The following proteins come from a genomic window of Larimichthys crocea isolate SSNF chromosome III, L_crocea_2.0, whole genome shotgun sequence:
- the prom2 gene encoding prominin-2, which yields MGLCENMRQGNAGAFRAGVGVLLLGLSLAQTVPQHTACPAAVAPQNLTQLQNQDTREDTNAGFMASFVQSFLHTVQSKPFPVDLVLKIVKDAKHEQVDEENIKEFLVYRVGFLVCAAIGVLYIVLMPIVGFFLACCRCCDNCGGKMYQKQTSSIHCRRRTLYWCAFITTVIILAGNICMFRSNQALKVSMDQSTADLIKSIDNINTFLTSVPKQIDYVLNESYKTIQEVNGNLLAIGHQLGTEIQNVFRAILDPALHSVKLLDQETVNIDAQLKKLNSSLVQLQSSLDLLHGNVSAVKRRISQTSSNAACIGCNNINLQRLDVLDITISTSSLTKIQSSVDKVMETNLKFEIKEVEDYFHSIPQTVTNDTADIVQNSQQLLNEIKKQISQVTSDIPLSALNNVLGSLHDVQRKIGKITPEVKKGEHIRWAVCVVLCCFVLLVVVCNLLGLALGPMGLKPKENPTKRSCTADCGGTFFMMGAGFSFVFSWLLMIVVLVLFILGGSAYTLICKPWNNGELFKIIDTPGLIPGLEIGPALGLKTNLSISDIYKDCKKNQALWTTLHLNEVVNLNELLNMSQYTKEIQQYFDGANITLTTITLLSPEIKNELISFSATAKDFDFAQIFQQMNNISSINLNTTADILDRISQSQNDNQIKNELQTEARDLRQIQSNMERTITPQLENLNSTIKSIQSIGEKINGTVGEVLSNVEAAHDFLDTNTTQIIKTESRKFLDCQLGYFNTFAKWANITITQQVGRCGPVAGSVDSVENLLCANIVESLNAFWFSLGWCIIFFIPSIIFTIKLAKYYRKMKSSDVFDDHIMMNHFPRAQMKIT from the exons ATGGGGTTATGTGAGAATATGAGGCAGGGAAACGCTGGAGCTTTCAGGGCCGGAGTAGGAGTGCTGCTGTTGGGGCTCAGCCTGGCCCAGACTGTCCCTCAACACACTGCCTGTCCAGCAGCCGTGGCCCCACAGAATCTCACCCAGCTCCAGAACCAGGACACAAGGGAGGACACTAATGCGGGTTTTATGGCCTCTTTTGTCCAGTCCTTCCTGCACACAGTGCAATCTAAACCCTTTCCTGTAG ATCTGGTCCTGAAAATAGTCAAGGATGCTAAGCATGAACAGGTTGATGAAGAAAACATCAAAGAA ttccTGGTGTATCGTGTGGGTTTCTTGGTGTGTGCAGCCATTGGTGTCCTGTACATCGTTCTGATGCCCATAGTTGGTTTCTTCTTGGCGTGCTGTCGGTGCTGTGACAACTGTGGTGGGAAGATGTATCAGAAACAAACTTCTTCCATTCACTGTCGCAGAAGAACCCTCTACTGGTGTGCATTCATCACCACAGTCATTATCct tgcTGGAAACATTTGCATGTTCAGAAGTAACCAAGCGCTCAAAGTGAGCATGGACCAGAGTACAGCAGACCTCATCAAAAGTATAGATAACATCAACACCTTCCTCACTTCTGTGCCTAAG CAAATCGACTATGTGTTGAACGAGAGCTACAAAACCATACAGGAGGTTAACGGAAACCTACTTG CCATTGGACATCAGTTGGGAACAGAGATCCAGAATGTTTTTAGAGCTATCCTGGACCCAGCGCTGCATTCAGTTAAACTTCTGGACCAAG AGACTGTAAACATTGATGCTCAACTGAAAAAGCTGAACTCATCTTTGGTCCAGCTGCAGTCCAGCCTGGACCTCCTCCACGGCAATGTGTCTGCTGTTAAAAGGCGCATCAGTCAGACTTCATCTAATGCAGCCTGCATCGGTTGTAACAACATAAATCTACAGAGACTGGATGTACTGGACATCACCATCTCT ACTTCCAGCTTGACTAAAATCCAGTCCTCAGTGGATAAAGTCATGGAAACTAATCTCAAATTTGAAATCAAGGAG GTAGAGGATTATTTCCACAGCATCCCCCAGACGGTGACCAATGACACTGCTGATATTGTTCAAA atagcCAGCAGCTGTTgaatgagataaaaaaacagatatcaCAAGTCACCAGTGACATCCCTTTATCCGCTCTGAACAACGTGTTGGGGTCTCTGCACGATGTGCAGAGAAAAATCGGCAAGATCACACCAGAGGTCAAGAAAGGCGAGCATATTAG ATGGGCAGTGTGTGTGGTCCTGTGCTGCTTCGTCCTCCTGGTGGTGGTGTGTAACCTTCTTGGTCTGGCCCTGGGCCCTATGGGTCTAAAACCGAAAGAAAACCCCACAAAGCGCTCCTGCACGGCGGACTGTGGAGGCACCTTCTTCATGAT GGGTGCAGGTTTCAGCTTCGTCTTCTCCTGGCTGTTAATGATAGTGGTGCTGGTGCTGTTCATATTAGGTGGGAGCGCTTACACTCTGATCTGTAAACCTTGGAACAACGGAGAACTGTTCAAG ATCATTGATACTCCAGGTCTAATACCAGGGTTGGAGATAGGTCCAGCTTTGGGATTGAAAACCAACCTCAGTATCTCTGATATCTATAA AGACTGCAAGAAAAACCAAGCTCTGTGGACGACACTCCACTTGAACGAGGTCGTAAACCTTAACGAACTGCTCAATATGTCTCAA tacacaaagGAGATCCAGCAGTATTTTGACGGTGCAAACATCACTCTGACCACCATCACTCTCCTGAGccctgaaattaaaaatgaactaaTCAGCTTTTCGGCCACAGCTAAAGATTTTGACTTTGCACAAATATTTCAACAG ATGAACAACATTTCCAGCATCAATCTGAATACAACAGCAGATATACTTGACCGTATCTCTCAAAGTCAA AATGacaatcaaattaaaaatgagctCCAAACTGAGGCCAGAGACCTGAGACAGATCCAGTCTAACATGGAAAGAACCATCACCCCACAACTG GAAAACCTCAACTCGACCATCAAGAGCATTCAATCCATCGGAGAGAAAATCAAT GGAACAGTGGGGGAGGTGCTAAGCAACGTAGAAGCAGCACATGACTTCCTCGACACAAATACGACACAGATCATCAAGACC GAGAGCAGAAAGTTTTTGGACTGTCAGCTGGGTTACTTCAATACTTTTGCCAAATGGGCCAACATCACG ATCACGCAGCAGGTGGGCCGCTGTGGGCCGGTGGCGGGTTCTGTGGACTCTGTTGAGAATCTCCTGTGCGCAAACATTGTGGAGTCTCTG aaTGCGTTCTGGTTCAGTCTGGGCTGGTGCATCATCTTCTTTATCCCCAGCATCATTTTTACCATCAAGCTAGCTAAGTACTACAGAAAAATGAAGTCCTCTGATGTCTTTGA TGACCACATAATGATGAATCACTTCCCGAGGGCCCAGATGAAAATCACCTGA
- the hps6 gene encoding Hermansky-Pudlak syndrome 6 protein yields MRARCQSWRVMARLVLEQLSDFGDYSGGKGLTGDQLTDSLSDVRLSPDGRHIHVILRKPKVGLVTFDKHERPQLSQNQKKLDLCLTRTVPIVDILYLDHNNNNNNSSSSSSRDAAAVAVVYEDGKAEFWRFQECKAGWHLLQTSDLCNSPRARVVSVCVCDNLIIWCEERPPSESSPAFSSTRNKLRYCVCRRDFEVEEGAVSMGGVKISLHNNPKFTVVSSGEYVHLLPDLKVKPPLSISSFFLSWSLRHDSFTISTTCKNAPLKRLSSKESDFKKLLTDCLGYLSTLEPPQIYDFSPTACGGLLLLLSTGWVCLLQKDGMLRQVYKLADNCLVKVGAHTSLSLYENTLALLVGQNLHLIDVNCGRELAKIALKREGLLYVNRAERQTPHVLSETGVFVVVNKETDYRDCNSKMKPPGCTAVESIHPGALLVEAVFEEACKYYQQRSLSSTQLTVDALKKGGRFQAPISLASILRNYLSTGSGQKGAELSKNGGVGCTAGQDKLMCSLEAELKALVSLEEVKGSLVRGSVKEVEAACDSLVEKEVTRLLSSSELDKEALLYLNSIFNTFPHQGWRAVQAALQLHYNGEGSLSSRAPPDIWKTVLSPVVTPSTQASSLTFTNGRPKHNHSLKGDHIANCKTKPTSSVPPAALPVFELLCHSVFHFQPSWLPQFLELAQQRQGSAGLGLSLASSSWSFSGGRGGEGGEKNVPLYKRALCVLSSLSPDRDQHQDLEVELLLVSGRPNAILQALRILMAKQQWERVTQVAQKFCKQSPLLNKEIFTTLLCEVAQHRDLDPYLELLWVLCPEDLTVTTILNLVLKNLPSPNTSSSSSTSSSSSFCTSSTVSSPPAPFADSQSSQLTIGLLKPLLRKVLQRETKPSQRYADILQSPSFPPPAPPRQPRAVTDPSTDSGVETPEQRLSTHTAVPQTRVALPANPV; encoded by the coding sequence ATGCGAGCTCGTTGTCAAAGTTGGAGAGTTATGGCGCGGTTGGTGTTGGAGCAATTGTCAGATTTCGGGGACTATAGCGGCGGTAAAGGGCTGACCGGCGACCAGCTCACGGACAGTCTGTCAGACGTCCGCCTGAGCCCAGATGGACGTCACATCCATGTCATCCTCCGCAAACCTAAGGTCGGTCTTGTGACTTTTGACAAGCACGAAAGACCCCAGCTGTCCCAGAACCAGAAGAAACTGGATTTGTGTTTGACAAGAACTGTGCCTATTGTGGATATTTTATATCTGgaccataataataataataataacagcagcagtagtagtagtagagatgcagcagcagtggcagtgGTGTATGAGGATGGAAAAGCTGAGTTTTGGAGATTTCAGGAGTGCAAAGCAGGCTGGCATCTCCTGCAAACATCAGACTTGTGCAACAGCCCCCGAGCAAGAGTGGTGTCCGTGTGCGTCTGTGACAATCTTATCATCTGGTGTGAGGAGAGGCCGCCCTCAGAGAGCTCCCCTGCCTTCAGCTCCACAAGGAATAAGCTGAGATACTGTGTTTGCAGACGTGACtttgaggtggaggagggggccGTCAGCATGGGGGGAGTGAAAATCTCCCTCCACAACAATCCTAAATTCACCGTGGTCAGCTCGGGTGAATACGTGCATCTTCTCCCTGACTTGAAAGTGAAGCCGCCGTTGAGCATCtccagtttttttctctcctggtCCCTCCGCCATGACTCCTTCACAATCAGCACCACGTGTAAGAACGCTCCCTTAAAAAGGCTTTCGTCTAAAGAGTCCGACTTTAAGAAGCTGCTGACGGACTGTTTGGGATATTTATCCACTCTGGAACCTCCTCAGATCTACGACTTTTCCCCGACAGCCTGTGgaggcctgctgctgctcctcagcACGGGCTGGGTGTGTCTTCTCCAGAAAGACGGGATGCTGCGGCAGGTGTACAAACTGGCGGACAACTGCTTGGTAAAAGTCGGTGCTCACACTAGCCTCAGCCTGTACGAGAACACCCTGGCGCTGCTGGTGGGACAAAACTTGCATCTGATTGACGTGAACTGTGGCAGGGAGCTGGCAAAGATCGCGCTGAAGAGAGAGGGGTTGCTATATGTGAACCGGGCTGAAAGACAAACGCCTCACGTGCTCTCAGAAACTGGAGTTTTTGTGGTAGTGAACAAGGAGACGGACTACAGAGACTGCAACTCTAAGATGAAGCCTCCTGGTTGCACTGCAGTGGAGAGTATTCATCCTGGTGCCCTCCTGGTAGAGGCGGTCTTTGAGGAGGCCTGTAAATACTACCAGCAGAGGAGCCTGAGCAGCACCCAGCTCACTGTGGACGCCCTAAAGAAAGGAGGGAGATTCCAGGCCCCCATCTCTTTAGCCTCCATCCTCAGGAACTACCTCAGCACGGGGTCGGGGCAGAAAGGAGCAGAGCTGTCCAAGAACGGAGGAGTTGGATGTACAGCAGGGCAAGATAAGTTAATGTGCTCTCTGGAGGCTGAGCTCAAGGCTCTGGTCTctctggaggaggtgaagggcAGTTTAGTGAGGGGAAGTGTGAAAGAGGTGGAGGCGGCGTGTGATAGTCTAGTTGAGAAAGAGGTAACTAGGTTGCTGTCGTCCTCGGAGCTGGATAAAGAGGCTCTGCTTTACCTCAACTCTATCTTCAACACCTTCCCCCACCAGGGGTGGAGGGCGGTGCAGGCTGCCCTTCAGCTACACTACAACGGGGAGGGCTCTCTGTCCAGCAGGGCTCCCCCTGACATTTGGAAAACTGTCCTCAGTCCTGTTGTCACACCCAGCACCCAAGCAAGCTCCCTCACATTCACAAACGGAAGGCCAAAACATAATCACAGCCTCAAAGGCGATCACATCGCCAACTGCAAAACCAAACCTACAAGCTCCGTTCCCCCAGCAGCCCTGCCCGTGTTTGAGCTCCTCTGCCACTCGGTTTTCCACTTCCAGCCCAGCTGGCTGCCCCAGTTCCTCGAGCTTGCACAACAGCGGCAAGGCTCAGCCGGCCTGGGCCTGAGTCTGGCCTCTTCGTCCTGGAGCTTCTCAGGTGGGCGAGGAGGTGAGGGCGGGGAGAAGAATGTGCCGCTCTACAAACGAGCCCTGTGCGTCTTGTCCAGCCTGAGCCCAGACAGAGACCAGCATCAGGACCTGgaggtggagctgctgctggtcaGTGGACGGCCCAACGCCATCCTCCAAGCACTGAGGATCCTCATGGCTAAACAGCAGTGGGAGCGGGTCACGCAAGTGGCCCAGAAGTTCTGCAAGCAGAGTCCACTGCTCAACAAGGAGATTTTCACTACTCTGCTGTGTGAGGTGGCCCAGCACAGAGACCTGGACCCCTACCTGGAGCTGCTGTGGGTGCTGTGCCCAGAGGACCTCACTGTCACCACTATTCTCAACTTAGTGCTGAAAAACCTCCCGTCTCCTAacacctcctcttcatcctcaacctcctcctcctcctccttctgcacGTCCAGCACAGTCTCCTCACCCCCTGCTCCCTTTGCAGACTCCCAGAGCAGCCAGTTGACCATCGGGCTGTTGAAACCTCTGCTGAGAAAAGTCCTTCAGAGGGAGACCAAGCCTAGCCAGCGTTACGCCGACATCCTGCAATCGCCATCGTTCCcccctcctgcacctcctcgcCAGCCGAGGGCCGTCACAGATCCCAGCACAGACTCAGGCGTAGAAACACCTGAACAGCGGTTGtctacacacacagctgtcccACAGACCAGGGTGGCACTACCTGCTAACCCAGTGTGA